DNA sequence from the Geobacter sp. AOG2 genome:
ATTGAAAATGAAAATCAAAGGCATAAAAAGGTGAAGTAATGGCTACTTGCTGCGGTAAACAGACGGAAGCACCTGGGAAGAATTCAAACGCCAAGCGGGTGGCCCTGGTCGGCAATCCCAATGTGGGGAAGAGCGTGTTGTTCAACGCCCTTACCGGCTCGTACGTAACCGTATCCAACTACCCTGGCACCTCGGTCGAGGTGTCCCGCGGCCATGCGGTAATCAATGAACAGTCGTGGGAGGTGATCGACACACCCGGCATGTACTCGATCCACACCATCACCGAGGAAGAGCGGGTTGCCCGGGAGATTTTGTTGCACGAGACGCCGGACGTGGTGGTGCATGTGCTCGACGCTCGCAACCTGGAGCGGATGCTGGCCATGACGCTCCAATTGATCGAGGCCGGCCTGCCGGTGATCCTGGTGGTCAATATCATGGACGAGGCCGAACGAATGGGGCTGAAGATCGATCTGGAACTGTTGCGGCAGCGACTTGGTATCCCGGTGATCGGCGCGGCCACGGGCCGCAAGCGGGGGCTCGGCGAGATTCGTTCCGCCATCGCCGCCTATCGTTATGACGCGGGAAATCCTCCGCATTTTGCCTACAGCCGCCTGCTGGAACACGACATCAACGAGGTGTCCGGACTCATGTCGGGCGAATACATCCTTTCCCGCCGTGCCTTGGCCCTCTTGCTTCTCCAGCAGGACGAGGAGATCGTGGAGCTGGTTCGCCACCGGGAGGGCGAAGGCTACGAGGTGATTGCCGAGAAGGTCCGGGAGATCGCATTCAATCGCCGTGGATCGTTTCATCTGGACCTTTCCCTGGAACGCAAGGATATCGTCAAGAAGCTGGTTCTGGACGCGTTCACCAGCCCGGAGAAGCGGGTTGTTACCTGGGCCGAGCGGCTGTCGCGTATGTCGGTGCGACCATTGACCGGAATCCCCCTGTTGCTGATCGTACTCTATTTCGGGCTGTATAAGTTTGTCGGTGACTTCGGCGCCGGCACACTGGTCGATATACTGGAGCAAAAGCTTTTTGTGGGGATATTCAACCCCTGGATTACCGGCGTCGTCAAGATGATCATCCCTTGGGAGATCATTCAGGAACTTTTTGTGGGAGAGTACGGCATCATCACCTTGGGTATCCGCTATGCGGTGGGGATTATCCTGCCGATCGTGGCGACCTTCTTCATCTTCTTCTCTTTCTTGGAGGATACCGGCTATTTTCCGCGCCTGGCGCTCCTGGTTGACCGCATCTTCAAGAAATTCGGGCTTACCGGGCGGGCGGTCATCCCCATGGTGCTGGGATTTGGTTGCGACACCATGGCGACCATGGTGACCCGCACCTTGGAAACGACCCGTGAACGGGTGATAGCCACCATACTGCTGGCCCTGACCATACCCTGTTCGGCCCAGTTGGGCGTCATCCTGGCGCTGTTGTCCAAGTTTCCCGGAGCCCTGGCGGTGTGGGGCGCCAGCCTCCTGCTGCTGTTCGTGGTGGTGGGGCTCTTGGCGGCGCGGGTTATGCCGGGTGAAGCCCCCATGTTCTACATGGAGTTGCCTCCCATGCGGCTACCGCAATTTTCCAACGTGCTAACCAAGACCTATACCCGCATGCAGTGGTATTTCATGGAGATTCTGCCGCTGTTCATCCTGGCCTCGGTGCTACTCTGGCTCGGCAAGATCACCGGGTTCTTTGAAAAGCTGATTACGGCCATGACGCCGGTGATGGCCTCCATCGGTCTGCCCAGGGAGACTGCCATAGCTTTCATCTTCGGCTTCTTCCGCCGTG
Encoded proteins:
- the feoB gene encoding ferrous iron transport protein B, producing MATCCGKQTEAPGKNSNAKRVALVGNPNVGKSVLFNALTGSYVTVSNYPGTSVEVSRGHAVINEQSWEVIDTPGMYSIHTITEEERVAREILLHETPDVVVHVLDARNLERMLAMTLQLIEAGLPVILVVNIMDEAERMGLKIDLELLRQRLGIPVIGAATGRKRGLGEIRSAIAAYRYDAGNPPHFAYSRLLEHDINEVSGLMSGEYILSRRALALLLLQQDEEIVELVRHREGEGYEVIAEKVREIAFNRRGSFHLDLSLERKDIVKKLVLDAFTSPEKRVVTWAERLSRMSVRPLTGIPLLLIVLYFGLYKFVGDFGAGTLVDILEQKLFVGIFNPWITGVVKMIIPWEIIQELFVGEYGIITLGIRYAVGIILPIVATFFIFFSFLEDTGYFPRLALLVDRIFKKFGLTGRAVIPMVLGFGCDTMATMVTRTLETTRERVIATILLALTIPCSAQLGVILALLSKFPGALAVWGASLLLLFVVVGLLAARVMPGEAPMFYMELPPMRLPQFSNVLTKTYTRMQWYFMEILPLFILASVLLWLGKITGFFEKLITAMTPVMASIGLPRETAIAFIFGFFRRDYGAAGLYELQTKGLMDARQLTVAAVTLTLFIPCVAQFLIMKKERGWKVAGGIGLFVSLLAFGSGYVLNQFLLMTKLLA